AGGGCGGACAGAGAGGCGGGAAAAGGTGTAGCATAGAGAGGGGACGGCGGTCCGGAGCCCCGGTGCCGCCGGCCTGTGGTCTGCTGGGACAGGGGCCGCCGCTGCCCTCTGTCACCGGCGGCGGGAGTGCAAAAAAGGAGGAATGGACATGCATCAGGGTATCGCGATCACCGACTCGATCTACTGGGTGGGCGAAAACGACCGGGAGACGGATCTCTTCGAGGCACTGTGGCCGCTGCCCCGGGGGGTTTCCTACAACTCCTACTGCATCATGGACGACAAGGTGGCTCTGATCGATACGGTGAAGGGGGGGTACTTCCCCGATTTCCTGGAGAAGCTGAAGGGTCTCCTGGGTCCCTCCCGGACGGTGGACTATCTGGTGATCAACCACATGGAGCCGGACCACTCCGGGGCGGTGAAGGTGCTCCGGGAGATCTACCCGGATATGACCGTGGTGGGCAACGCCAAGACCCGGGAGTTTCTCGCCAACTTCTACGGCATCACCGAGAACTTCCGGACCGTCTCCGAAGGCGAGAGCCTCGATCTGGGCAAGCGGCAACTCCGGTTTTCCATGATTCCCATGGTCCACTGGCCGGAGACCATGGTGACCTACGCGTCACCGGAAGGCGTCCTCTTTTCCGGTGACGCCTTCGGGGCCTTCGGGTCTCTGGACGGCGGGATCTTCGACGACGAGGTGGACATGGCGTTCTACGAGGACGAGATGCTCCGCTATTTCTCCAACATCGTGGGCAGGTACGGCAGCCAGGTCCAGAAGGCCATCGGCAAGGTGCGGGGGCTGGATGTGCGCTATCTCGCCCCGGCCCACGGCCCCATTCTGCGGGACAGCCCGGAGCAGGTCATCGATCTCTACGACCGCTGGAGCCGCCACGAGACTGAAGAGGGCGTCGTGGTGGTCTACGGTTCCATGTACGGCAATACCAAGCGGATGGCCGAATCGGTGGCCCGCTCCCTGGCCCGGGAGGGGATCGAGAGGGTCATCCTCCACGACATCTCCCGGAGCCATATCTCCTTCGTGGTGCGGGATATTTGGCGCTACCGCGGCGTGGTGCTGGCCGGCTGCACCTACAATACGGGGCTCTTCCCGCCCATGCAGGCGCTCACCGCCTCGCTGGAGAACAAGATGATGCGCGGCCGGGTGCTGGGTGTCTGCGGCTCCTACAGCTGGAGCAAGGGTGCGCTGGCCGCTCTGCTGCAGTTTGGCGAACGGGGGAACTGGGAGCTGGTGGAACCCTACGTCGAGGTGCGTTCGGCCCCCTCTCCGGAGGACATCGAACAGTGCTATCAGCTGGGGAGGAACGTCGCCGGGGCGCTCTAGCGGCTCACGGCATTCCAGTGCGCCGCCTCACTGAGGCGGGGGACTGCGGTCCAAGGAAAAAAGAGGCTTCCGGATGCCTTGCCGGCTAGCGCCGTCCGTGGCGCTCGCTGCCGTAGGTGCCGGCACCGCGCTTTTTGCCGTCCTTGGACAGGCCTTTCTGGAACTCCTTGAGCAGCTCCTGCTTCTTTCGTTCTTCCGGGGAGAGCTGGTCCGGCCCTTCGGTATCGCGATCCAGCCAGCCCATGTAGGCCAGCAACTCGATGTCGCGGACATCCTCGCCCAGCTCCTCGGCGATGGTCGGGATATCCACCTCGCGGTCCGAATGGTCCCTGATGTAGGTACGGACCCGCTCGTAGATCTCTTCGAGCCGCCGCATACACTTCGGGCATGTCTTCGGTCCGTTGCTGGCAAAGGGCTTCCCGCAACGCTGACAGGGTATCATTTCCATTTCGGCCACCCCCTGCATATAGGCTCGTTTCTGCCTTGCCTGTGCCAAGTCTAAACGGCGGTACCGGGGGAGTCAAGCTGTGGAGGGGCCGGCGGGAGATTTTGCTTTGCTTCAACAGACAGATGAGGGTAAGATGGTGGGCACTGTCCTGCGTGGTTCGCCCGATGCGGCAGGTATGAACTTTCAAAATTGTCTGGAATTGCACACAGAATACAGGTTCCTGGTTGCATTATACACAACGGTGGTAAATAATGTGGTTCGAGCCTTCAGGTTCTCCCTTTCACCAGGAGGGCCGGGGAGGTGCGCTTTGATTCACGGGAGAAACGGGATACCATAGGAACATCGGTTAGGGAGGCGAAAGCGTTGTTTACAGAGGAACAGCTCAAAGCAATCGAGCAGGGGAAGGCCGACTACCAGAAGTCGGTGGACAAGTCGCTCAAGAAGTTCCCCGAACGGAAGGAAACCTTTTCCACCAGCAGTCTGGACGTCGATCGGATCTACACGCCGGAGCACATCAAGGATTTCGACTACATGGAGAAGCTCGGGTTCCCCGGTGAATACCCCTTCACCAGGGGCGTGCAGCCCACCATGTACCGCGGCAAGTTCTGGACCATGCGCCAGTACGCAGGGTTTTCCACCGCCGAGGACTCCAACCGCCGGTATCGCTACCTTCTGGATCAGGGTTCTTCGGGGCTTTCGGTGGCCTTCGATCTGCCCACCCAGATCGGGTACGACTCCGACGACAAGATGGCCGCCGGCGAGGTCGGCAAGGTAGGGGTTCCCATCGACTCCCTGGCCGACATGGAGATCCTCTTCGACCAGATCCCCCTGGACAAGGTCACCACCTCCATGACCATCAACGCCCCGGCGTCGGTGCTGCTCGCCATGTACATCGCGTTGGGCGAGAAACAGGGTGTCGCCTCCGATAAGCTGGGCGGCACCATCCAGAACGACATCCTCAAGGAGTACATGGCCAGAGGCACCTATATCTTCCCGCCCAAGCCATCCATGCGACTCATCACCGATATCTTCGAATTCTGCAGCGAGAACGTCCCCCGCTGGAACAGCATCTCCATTTCCGGCTACCATATCCGCGAAGCCGGTTCCACGGCGGCCCAGGAGATCGCCTTCACGCTGGCCGACGGCATCGCCTATATCGACGGGGCCATCAAGACCGGGCAGGATCCCAATGTCTTCGGCAAGCGGCTCTCCTTCTTCTTCAACTCCCACAACGACTTCCTCGAGGAGGTGGCCAAGTTCCGCGCCGCCCGCAGGCTCTGGGCCCGGATCATGAAGGAGCGCTTCGGCGTGACCGACGACAAGGCCACCCGGCTCCGCTTCCACACCCAGACCGGCGGCAGTACGCTGACGGCACAGCAGGTGGAGAACAACATCGCCCGTGTGGCCTTCCAGTGCATGGCCGCCGTCCTGGGCGGCACCCAGTCGCTGCACTCCAACAGCATGGACGAGGCGCTGGCCCTGCCCTCGGAGAAGAGCGTGAACATCGCCCTGAAGACCCAGCAGATCGTGGCCCACGAGACGGGGGTCTGCAGCACCGTCGATCCCCTGGCCGGCAGCTACTACATCGAGTCGCTCACCGACCGGCTGGAACAGGAGGCCGAGGGCTACATCAGCAAGATCGACGAGATGGGCGGCATGATGGAGGCCATCGAGAAGGGCTATCCGCAGCAGGAGATCCAGGACGCCTCCTACACCTACCAGAAGGCCGTCGAGAAGGGCGAGGAGATCGTGGTGGGCGTCAACAAGTACCAGATCAAGGAAGAAGGACGCGATATGGAGCTCCTCAGGGTCGATCCCAGTGTGGGCGAGCGGCAGGTCAAAAAGACCGCCAAGGTCCGTGAGGATCGGGACAACAACTTCGTGCAGAACGCCCTCGACGATATCCGCAAGGCCGCGCGCGACGAGCACGAGAACCTCATGCCCTATATCCTCAACGCCGTCCGCGGCTACACCACGGAAGGCGAGATCTGCAACGTGCTCCGCGAGGAGTTCGGCGAATACCAGGAGAACATCGTTCTCTAGCCCCTCGGGCGGAGAACGTGGAGATACCGGCACCAGCTGGCTGCATGGAGGAGGAATAGAACAATGTCCGAGCGGAAGATCCGTGTTGTCGTCGCAAAGCCCGGGCTCGACGGGCACGATAGAGGCGCCAAGGTCATCGCCCGCGCGTTCCGCGACGCGGGGATGGAGGTCATCTACACGGGGCTGCGGCAGAGCGCCGAGCAGATCGTGGCCACGGCGATCCAGGAGGATGCCGATGCCATTGGGGTGAGCATCCTCTCCGGGGCCCACGAGCACTACTTCAAGACCATCATCGATCTGCTGAAGGAAAACGAGGCCGACGATGTGGTCGTCTTCGGCGGCGGGGTCATCCCCGAGGATGATATCCCCCGTCTCAAGGAGCTTGGGGCCGGGGCGGTCTTCGGCCCCGGAACACCCACCGGCGAGACGGTGGAGTGGCTCAAGAAAGCCGTCGGGGAGGCCCGCGTCGGCAGTTAGCGGCCATGGGAGCGCAAGCTGTGCCGGGATGGGGCGACCCCTCCCGGCATATCGTTGAAGACAGAAGTCTATGGAGGTAGGGAGGTGTGGAACATGAATCCCACAGTGATCGATCATATCGGGGTGGCGGTGAAGAGCCTCGACGAGGCGCTGCAGTTCTGGCGGGACACCCTCGGCATCGAGTGCACCGGTGTGGAGGAGGTGGAAGAGCAGAAGGTGAAGACCGCCTTTCTTCCCGTGAAGGATACCGAAATCGAGCTGCTTGAAGGCACGTCGGAGGAGAGCCCGGTCTCCAAGTACATCGCCAAGAAGGGCGAGGGAATGCACCACATGGCGATCAGGGTGGACAATATCGAGGAAGCCCTGAAAGAGATGAAGGAAAAGGGTGTGCGCCTGATCGACGAGGAGCCCCGGTACGGCGCAGGTGGTGCGCGGATCGCCTTTGTCCATCCCAAGGCAACGGGCGGTATCCTTCTGGAGCTCTGCGAGCGCTAGGGAGCAACGGGAACACCTCACGGAACGTGGGGGAGAAGAGTGACCTATGGGAGGTCTGATGCATGTCGGATAAGTCGATTGAGCAGCTCTGCGAAGAGCTCCTTGCCAAGCGGACCGAAGCCGAAGCCGGCGGCGGCGAGAAGGCTGTCGAAAAGCAGCACGGCAAGGGCAAGCTGACGGCGCGCGAACGGATCCACCGCTTCCTCGACGAGGAGAGCTTCGTGGAGCTCGACAAGTTTGTGGAGCACCGTTGCACCAATTTCGGCCTGGACAGGAAGAAGTTCGCCGGCGACGGCGTGGTTACCGGCTACGGAACGGTGAACGGGCGTATCGTCTACGTCTACAGCCAGGACTTCACCGTCCTCGGCGGGTCGCTGGGCGAGATGCACGCCAAGAAGATCTGCAAGGTCATGGACCTGGCGGTGGCCAACGGCGCCCCGGTGATCGGGTTCAACGATTCGGGCGGCGCCAGGATCCAGGAGGCCACCGACGCCCTGAGCGGCTACGGGCAGATCTTCAAGCGCAACACCCATGCCAGCGGCGTGGTGCCCCAGCTCTCCGTGATCCTCGGCCCCACGGCGGGCGGCGCCGTCTACAGCCCGGCGCTGACGGACTTCATCTTTATGGTGGACAAGATCAGCATCATGCACATCACCGGCCCGGCGGTCATCAAGGCCGTCACCGGCGAAGAGGTGACCAGCGAGGAGCTCGGCGGCGCCAAGACCCACAACCAGACCTCCGGGAACGCCCACTTCTTCGCCGCCAGCGAAGAGGAGTGCATGGATCAGATCCGCACGCTGCTGGGGTACCTGCCGGAGAACAACATGGAGGATCCCCCCGTTGTGGAGTGCCGGGAGGATCCCTACGCCCCCAACACCGATCTCCGGGGTATGGTCCCCACCAACCCCAACAAGTCCTACGAGGTCAAAGACGTCATCCGGGGGATCGTCGATACGGGGAGCTTCTTCGAGGTACAGCCCATGTACGCCAAGAACATCGTCACCGCCTTCGGGCGGATCGGCGGGCTTCCCTTCGGCATCATCGCCAATCAGGCGCGGGTGATGGCCGGCTGCCTGGACATCGACTGCTCCGACAAGGCCAGCCGTTTCATCCGCTACTGCGACGCCTTCAACATCCCCATCGTGACCTTCGAGGACGTCCCCGGCTATCTGCCCGGCACCAACCAGGAATTCGGCGGGATCATCCGGCACGGCGCCAAGCTGCTCTACGCCTACAGCGAGGCCTCGGTGCCCCTGATCACCGTGATCCTCCGGAAGGCCTACGGGGGCAGCTACCTGGGCATGTGCAGCAAGGACCTCGGCGCCGACATGGTGCTGGCCTGGCCGCAGGCGCAGATCGCCGTCATGGGCGCCCAGGGCGCCGCCAACATCGTCTTCCGCAAGGAGATCGAGCAGGCCGAGGATACCGAGGCCATGCGGAAGCAGAAGATCGAGGAGTACGAGGAGGCCTTCGCCAATCCCTACGTGGCCGCCCGCAGGGGCTACGTGGACCGGGTCATCCTGCCCGAGGAGAGCCGGGCGGAGATCTACCAGGCCCTGCTCGTCACGGAGACCAAAA
This window of the Synergistales bacterium genome carries:
- a CDS encoding FprA family A-type flavoprotein, producing the protein MHQGIAITDSIYWVGENDRETDLFEALWPLPRGVSYNSYCIMDDKVALIDTVKGGYFPDFLEKLKGLLGPSRTVDYLVINHMEPDHSGAVKVLREIYPDMTVVGNAKTREFLANFYGITENFRTVSEGESLDLGKRQLRFSMIPMVHWPETMVTYASPEGVLFSGDAFGAFGSLDGGIFDDEVDMAFYEDEMLRYFSNIVGRYGSQVQKAIGKVRGLDVRYLAPAHGPILRDSPEQVIDLYDRWSRHETEEGVVVVYGSMYGNTKRMAESVARSLAREGIERVILHDISRSHISFVVRDIWRYRGVVLAGCTYNTGLFPPMQALTASLENKMMRGRVLGVCGSYSWSKGALAALLQFGERGNWELVEPYVEVRSAPSPEDIEQCYQLGRNVAGAL
- a CDS encoding methylmalonyl-CoA mutase family protein, giving the protein MFTEEQLKAIEQGKADYQKSVDKSLKKFPERKETFSTSSLDVDRIYTPEHIKDFDYMEKLGFPGEYPFTRGVQPTMYRGKFWTMRQYAGFSTAEDSNRRYRYLLDQGSSGLSVAFDLPTQIGYDSDDKMAAGEVGKVGVPIDSLADMEILFDQIPLDKVTTSMTINAPASVLLAMYIALGEKQGVASDKLGGTIQNDILKEYMARGTYIFPPKPSMRLITDIFEFCSENVPRWNSISISGYHIREAGSTAAQEIAFTLADGIAYIDGAIKTGQDPNVFGKRLSFFFNSHNDFLEEVAKFRAARRLWARIMKERFGVTDDKATRLRFHTQTGGSTLTAQQVENNIARVAFQCMAAVLGGTQSLHSNSMDEALALPSEKSVNIALKTQQIVAHETGVCSTVDPLAGSYYIESLTDRLEQEAEGYISKIDEMGGMMEAIEKGYPQQEIQDASYTYQKAVEKGEEIVVGVNKYQIKEEGRDMELLRVDPSVGERQVKKTAKVREDRDNNFVQNALDDIRKAARDEHENLMPYILNAVRGYTTEGEICNVLREEFGEYQENIVL
- a CDS encoding cobalamin B12-binding domain-containing protein produces the protein MSERKIRVVVAKPGLDGHDRGAKVIARAFRDAGMEVIYTGLRQSAEQIVATAIQEDADAIGVSILSGAHEHYFKTIIDLLKENEADDVVVFGGGVIPEDDIPRLKELGAGAVFGPGTPTGETVEWLKKAVGEARVGS
- the mce gene encoding methylmalonyl-CoA epimerase — translated: MNPTVIDHIGVAVKSLDEALQFWRDTLGIECTGVEEVEEQKVKTAFLPVKDTEIELLEGTSEESPVSKYIAKKGEGMHHMAIRVDNIEEALKEMKEKGVRLIDEEPRYGAGGARIAFVHPKATGGILLELCER
- a CDS encoding methylmalonyl-CoA carboxyltransferase, with the translated sequence MSDKSIEQLCEELLAKRTEAEAGGGEKAVEKQHGKGKLTARERIHRFLDEESFVELDKFVEHRCTNFGLDRKKFAGDGVVTGYGTVNGRIVYVYSQDFTVLGGSLGEMHAKKICKVMDLAVANGAPVIGFNDSGGARIQEATDALSGYGQIFKRNTHASGVVPQLSVILGPTAGGAVYSPALTDFIFMVDKISIMHITGPAVIKAVTGEEVTSEELGGAKTHNQTSGNAHFFAASEEECMDQIRTLLGYLPENNMEDPPVVECREDPYAPNTDLRGMVPTNPNKSYEVKDVIRGIVDTGSFFEVQPMYAKNIVTAFGRIGGLPFGIIANQARVMAGCLDIDCSDKASRFIRYCDAFNIPIVTFEDVPGYLPGTNQEFGGIIRHGAKLLYAYSEASVPLITVILRKAYGGSYLGMCSKDLGADMVLAWPQAQIAVMGAQGAANIVFRKEIEQAEDTEAMRKQKIEEYEEAFANPYVAARRGYVDRVILPEESRAEIYQALLVTETKNELRPRRKHGVMPH